One segment of uncultured Tolumonas sp. DNA contains the following:
- a CDS encoding Gfo/Idh/MocA family oxidoreductase: MMRLGIVGAGNIVKWCLEALALANDVSCEAICVLESDLDIAKSYQLKFAIPKIYTDFNLLLADPDIDFIYLGIPNKLHFSYALKALMANKHVISEKPFTSNVDEALQLAELAKKNKLFLFEAITTIYAPNVLLLKEQLPRIGAIKMIQSNYSQFSSRYKQYLAGQVHPAFDPAMSGGALYDINIYNIHLSCFLFGIPDRIEYFINQGFNGVDTSGVVIMQYPEFLSVCTGAKDSASPSQTIIQGTEGYIKLTSSPNIARSVEIVVHDEVQELNQNKFENHMVYEMNAFCKMYTQQDHDACYRNLDHSIAVMKILTEARNKAGIIFNDSKI, translated from the coding sequence ATGATGCGACTTGGTATTGTGGGTGCAGGAAATATTGTGAAATGGTGTCTTGAGGCTCTGGCCTTGGCAAATGATGTATCCTGTGAGGCAATTTGTGTTCTGGAAAGCGATTTAGACATTGCAAAAAGTTATCAGCTTAAATTTGCCATTCCCAAAATTTATACCGATTTCAACTTGCTGCTTGCAGACCCAGACATTGATTTCATTTATCTGGGGATCCCGAACAAACTACATTTTTCGTATGCATTGAAAGCACTCATGGCAAACAAGCATGTGATCAGTGAAAAACCTTTCACATCTAATGTGGATGAAGCATTGCAATTAGCTGAACTGGCGAAAAAGAATAAACTTTTTCTATTTGAAGCAATCACCACGATTTATGCCCCTAACGTCCTTTTATTGAAAGAACAGTTACCACGGATTGGCGCCATCAAAATGATCCAGAGTAACTACTCACAATTTTCCAGCCGGTATAAACAATATTTAGCAGGTCAGGTGCATCCCGCGTTTGATCCAGCAATGTCAGGTGGGGCGTTGTACGATATTAATATCTATAACATTCACCTTTCCTGCTTTTTATTTGGCATACCTGATCGCATTGAATATTTTATTAATCAAGGATTCAACGGCGTTGATACTTCAGGTGTTGTTATTATGCAATATCCAGAATTTTTATCGGTTTGTACTGGTGCAAAAGATTCGGCCAGCCCAAGTCAAACAATCATTCAAGGCACCGAGGGTTATATTAAATTAACCAGTTCACCTAACATTGCTCGTTCAGTTGAAATTGTCGTTCATGACGAGGTACAGGAACTCAATCAGAATAAATTTGAAAATCACATGGTCTATGAAATGAATGCTTTCTGCAAAATGTATACGCAGCAGGATCATGACGCATGCTATCGCAATTTAGATCATTCAATCGCTGTAATGAAAATTTTGACAGAGGCGAGAAATAAAGCAGGAATTATTTTTAATGACTCGAAAATTTAG
- a CDS encoding AAA family ATPase, whose translation MKQWLQQLCHFATPSIDECVQQLGPVIPWLNDLRKTPQDPGWHAEGNVHIHTGMVLEKLYQLLAKEAAYLNGQQRQVLILAAIFHDIGKTRNTRKMTIRGQQRIGSPDHEAKGRSYLAFQLMKLPLPITVIWTVLGLVGEHQIPKMLVVQNMDHGAYIALARRADLALLYWLERADMQGRIGEAIPHQLQYLEQYRQHCEANGLWHQPFSTDELDRLIAHESQRAQRYLKSLVVESMQRGTCVSVKNAIAKLSRHKDEHAHLILLCGPSGIGKSRYVARHCQNMSVVSLDAIREELWGNRACQDNPELVVATAQQKLKQYLREKCTVVWDATNLRQDYRKPLYALARDQHALITLVIFLAPETAIYSGNANRTHAVPKAVVAAQIAKYQFPRISDVHHVIVVDGEGHILFESNDRPPQIKM comes from the coding sequence ATGAAACAGTGGCTGCAACAGCTTTGCCATTTTGCCACACCATCTATTGATGAATGTGTGCAACAACTTGGCCCTGTTATTCCGTGGTTAAATGATCTAAGGAAAACCCCGCAAGATCCCGGTTGGCACGCAGAGGGGAATGTGCACATTCATACCGGGATGGTGTTAGAAAAACTCTATCAATTACTGGCTAAAGAGGCGGCTTATCTGAATGGGCAACAACGCCAGGTATTGATTTTAGCGGCGATATTTCATGATATCGGCAAGACGCGTAACACCCGTAAAATGACTATTCGCGGGCAACAACGCATTGGCTCCCCGGATCATGAAGCCAAGGGGCGCTCTTATCTGGCTTTCCAGCTCATGAAATTGCCATTGCCAATTACAGTGATCTGGACTGTGCTTGGTTTGGTGGGCGAACACCAGATACCGAAAATGTTAGTCGTGCAGAATATGGATCATGGTGCGTATATCGCCTTGGCTCGCCGTGCCGATCTGGCATTACTCTACTGGCTGGAGCGCGCCGACATGCAGGGGCGAATAGGCGAAGCCATTCCGCATCAACTTCAATATCTCGAACAATATCGCCAGCACTGTGAGGCTAATGGTTTATGGCATCAACCTTTTTCCACCGATGAACTCGATCGATTGATTGCTCATGAATCACAGCGTGCACAACGGTATTTGAAATCACTGGTGGTTGAGAGCATGCAGCGGGGCACCTGTGTTTCGGTAAAAAATGCTATCGCGAAATTGTCGCGTCACAAAGATGAACATGCGCACTTAATTTTGTTGTGCGGGCCAAGCGGCATAGGTAAATCCCGTTATGTAGCGCGTCATTGTCAAAATATGTCAGTGGTTTCGCTGGATGCTATCAGGGAAGAGCTTTGGGGTAATCGCGCCTGCCAAGATAACCCCGAATTAGTTGTCGCTACAGCACAGCAAAAATTGAAACAGTATTTACGAGAGAAGTGCACCGTGGTTTGGGATGCCACCAATCTGCGCCAAGACTATCGAAAACCGTTGTATGCGCTGGCGCGCGATCAGCATGCTTTAATCACGTTAGTGATTTTTCTTGCGCCAGAAACGGCTATCTATAGTGGCAATGCCAACCGGACACATGCTGTGCCGAAAGCCGTTGTTGCCGCGCAAATTGCAAAATATCAATTCCCTCGCATCAGCGATGTGCATCATGTCATTGTTGTGGATGGAGAAGGGCATATTTTATTTGAATCGAACGATCGCCCCCCACAGATCAAGATGTAA